Proteins encoded by one window of Paenibacillus urinalis:
- a CDS encoding CBS domain-containing protein, translated as MTKKLVSEVMSTGVATVSADKHIYDVAVRMKDQDTGFIPIVETESSSKLVGVVTDRDLVLRGYAGKHSGSTGVEEVMTKKVHTVTKDTTADEAAELMAKYQIRRVPVIEGDQLIGIVSLGDLAVTHLLADNAGEALTQISEHLH; from the coding sequence ATGACGAAGAAATTGGTGTCAGAAGTGATGTCTACCGGAGTAGCGACGGTTTCGGCAGATAAACATATTTATGATGTAGCCGTGAGGATGAAGGATCAAGATACAGGCTTTATTCCGATCGTAGAAACGGAGAGCAGCTCTAAGCTGGTTGGTGTCGTAACAGACCGCGATCTTGTGCTCCGAGGGTATGCGGGCAAGCATTCCGGGTCAACCGGTGTTGAAGAGGTCATGACGAAGAAGGTTCATACCGTGACGAAGGATACCACAGCAGATGAAGCAGCTGAGCTGATGGCTAAATACCAGATTCGCAGAGTTCCCGTCATCGAAGGGGATCAGCTGATAGGGATCGTCTCTTTGGGTGATTTGGCGGTCACTCATCTGCTTGCTGATAATGCCGGGGAGGCATTGACGCAAATTTCGGAGCATTTACATTGA
- a CDS encoding M20 metallopeptidase family protein, which yields MRERSLDEWLDQMIVWRRYLHQNPELSFHEVNTSRFIAEQLESFGLKVVKNVGGHGVIGILHTNEPGPVIMLRADMDALPIQDEKETSYKSQVDGAMHACGHDGHMATLLATAGYMSEHREDFIGEVRFLFQPAEELLPGGAAKVIADGALTDVDVIYGIHLWTPIPLGQYASTPGAMMAAADDFYIELTGKGGHGGMPHTSIDSIVAGASLVLQMQSVVSRSVDPLQPAVLTIGTIKGGSAQNVIAENFTISGTVRTFDEETRYVMKERVHQLTGQVASAYGAAYNINYVMGYPPVVNDDKEAARFFDTATKAFGADRVRVTPKLMPAEDFAYYLQEIPGCFMFVGAGNDNTGAIYPHHHPKFDFDEQAMLDAMLLFIQMTKSYAEEYITSTVHA from the coding sequence ATGAGAGAGCGCAGTTTAGACGAGTGGCTTGACCAAATGATTGTGTGGAGACGTTATCTTCACCAGAATCCAGAGCTTTCCTTTCATGAAGTGAATACGTCAAGATTTATTGCCGAGCAGCTTGAATCCTTTGGTCTTAAGGTTGTGAAAAATGTGGGTGGACACGGTGTAATCGGCATTCTGCACACGAATGAACCAGGGCCTGTCATTATGCTTCGTGCAGATATGGATGCACTCCCTATTCAGGATGAGAAAGAGACTTCTTATAAGTCCCAAGTAGACGGAGCAATGCATGCTTGCGGTCATGATGGACATATGGCAACCCTGCTGGCTACTGCAGGATATATGAGCGAGCACAGAGAGGATTTTATTGGCGAAGTGCGGTTTTTGTTCCAGCCTGCCGAGGAGCTTCTTCCTGGAGGAGCGGCAAAAGTGATAGCGGACGGAGCCTTAACGGATGTCGATGTGATTTACGGTATTCATTTATGGACACCAATTCCACTCGGCCAATATGCCAGCACTCCTGGAGCAATGATGGCCGCGGCGGACGACTTTTATATAGAATTAACAGGTAAAGGCGGGCATGGCGGAATGCCCCATACCAGTATTGACAGCATTGTAGCCGGGGCTTCACTTGTGCTCCAGATGCAAAGTGTTGTCAGTCGATCCGTAGATCCGCTTCAGCCTGCAGTATTAACAATAGGGACAATTAAAGGCGGCTCTGCACAGAATGTAATTGCAGAGAACTTTACAATCAGCGGTACGGTTCGTACTTTTGATGAGGAGACACGTTATGTAATGAAGGAACGTGTTCATCAGCTTACAGGGCAGGTAGCTTCTGCATATGGAGCCGCCTATAACATCAATTATGTGATGGGATACCCGCCTGTCGTTAATGATGACAAGGAAGCGGCCCGTTTTTTTGATACAGCAACGAAGGCATTTGGTGCAGATCGAGTGCGTGTAACGCCAAAACTGATGCCGGCTGAGGATTTTGCTTATTATTTGCAGGAGATTCCGGGCTGCTTCATGTTTGTAGGTGCGGGCAATGATAATACCGGAGCGATCTATCCGCATCACCATCCCAAGTTTGATTTTGACGAGCAGGCCATGCTCGATGCCATGCTATTATTCATACAAATGACAAAAAGCTATGCTGAAGAGTATATTACATCAACTGTGCATGCATAA
- a CDS encoding YugN family protein — translation MIFENTGLDGLKSDLAYLDESAEKAGFVRWQWEYYRATYDYKIEDSKSKNEYFLRINTRVIEGKLEKPDTILSVEAVYIGRATFPHGLEYESEIPTPVMNVANEKIKQLKELLEA, via the coding sequence ATGATATTTGAGAACACGGGCTTGGACGGTCTCAAAAGCGATCTTGCGTACTTAGATGAAAGCGCGGAAAAGGCTGGCTTTGTTCGTTGGCAATGGGAATACTACCGTGCTACATACGACTACAAAATTGAAGATAGCAAATCAAAAAATGAATATTTCTTACGTATTAACACGCGTGTAATCGAGGGCAAGCTGGAGAAACCAGACACCATTTTATCTGTAGAAGCTGTATATATCGGAAGGGCAACTTTTCCTCACGGACTGGAATACGAAAGTGAAATTCCTACGCCTGTGATGAACGTTGCTAACGAGAAGATTAAGCAGCTCAAGGAACTGCTTGAAGCGTAA
- the ftsW gene encoding putative lipid II flippase FtsW: protein MKTKETRPVRRGMPDFQLLILTLLLVGFGLIMVYSSSASIALVSEDYNNDALYFTKRQVVFAILGVIGMFVAMNIPFAKYKQLYIPLFLLTIILLLAVLVVGVEINNAKSWFSLGPMNLQPSEIAKISLILYLSALITKKGERFRDLRTGYIPVMIIVGFVAGLIMLQPDFGTTFILVATCGLIIYAGGASMKHIMGSIGLLVVGAGIVIGAKYLIDLMTGSTSGNSGSYQLARFTSFLNPFSDPTNSSYNLLHSLTAIGQGGLTGTGIGQGVIKLHYLPNAFNDFIFAVIGEELGLIGTILFLGVYVYFIWRGFIIALRCKDSFGTLVGVGIMGLIAIQAFINIGGVTQTIPVTGVTLPFISYGGTSLLITMASIGIMLSISRENNLDQPQERVKSVRTITEEQRTSPALVNRKAQKRTTSK, encoded by the coding sequence ATGAAGACCAAAGAAACAAGGCCAGTGCGAAGAGGTATGCCTGACTTTCAGTTACTCATCCTCACCTTGTTATTAGTAGGCTTTGGATTGATCATGGTTTACAGCTCGAGCGCAAGCATAGCCCTCGTCTCAGAAGATTACAACAATGATGCTCTTTATTTCACCAAGCGACAAGTGGTCTTTGCGATCCTCGGAGTTATTGGCATGTTTGTTGCCATGAACATTCCTTTTGCAAAGTACAAGCAATTATATATACCATTGTTTCTGCTAACTATCATATTACTGTTAGCTGTGTTAGTTGTAGGTGTGGAAATTAACAATGCGAAGAGTTGGTTCTCTCTGGGCCCAATGAATCTTCAGCCTTCTGAAATCGCCAAGATTTCTCTCATTTTGTATCTCTCGGCGCTGATCACCAAGAAGGGGGAGCGGTTCCGCGATCTGCGAACCGGTTATATTCCGGTCATGATTATTGTCGGCTTTGTCGCCGGACTGATCATGCTGCAGCCTGACTTTGGTACAACCTTCATTCTAGTCGCTACCTGCGGCCTTATTATCTATGCAGGCGGCGCAAGTATGAAGCATATTATGGGTTCAATAGGACTCCTAGTTGTCGGAGCAGGCATTGTCATCGGGGCAAAATATCTTATCGACTTAATGACAGGCAGTACATCCGGCAATTCCGGCAGTTATCAGCTCGCCCGGTTTACATCATTCCTGAACCCGTTCTCTGATCCTACGAATTCATCCTACAACCTGCTTCACTCCTTGACTGCAATTGGACAAGGCGGGCTGACGGGGACTGGCATTGGTCAAGGCGTGATTAAGCTGCACTATTTACCGAATGCCTTTAATGACTTTATATTTGCCGTTATCGGAGAGGAATTAGGTCTGATCGGAACGATATTGTTCCTTGGGGTTTATGTCTACTTTATCTGGCGCGGCTTTATTATTGCACTTCGCTGCAAAGACTCCTTCGGGACTCTAGTCGGCGTCGGTATTATGGGGCTAATCGCCATCCAGGCCTTCATTAATATCGGCGGGGTAACACAGACTATCCCTGTAACTGGAGTTACCCTTCCATTCATCAGTTATGGAGGTACGTCGCTGCTGATTACGATGGCCAGCATTGGTATTATGCTTAGTATCTCCCGAGAGAATAATCTTGATCAGCCGCAGGAAAGGGTCAAGTCCGTTCGCACCATAACAGAGGAGCAGCGCACCTCGCCTGCTCTCGTTAATCGCAAAGCTCAGAAGAGAACAACATCGAAATAA
- a CDS encoding Asp23/Gls24 family envelope stress response protein, translated as MAEQLEIETGNIRISNDVVAKIAGLAALETPGIAAMSGGLSEGWAKRLSGKNVQKGVTVEVGSTEAAIDLRIIVLYETPIHEVSRMLQQNVRVAVESMTGLRVVEVNVKVEGVSFKGDEQ; from the coding sequence ATGGCAGAACAGCTCGAAATCGAAACAGGCAACATACGTATCTCTAATGATGTTGTAGCTAAAATTGCTGGTCTTGCGGCACTCGAAACTCCGGGAATTGCAGCAATGTCCGGAGGGTTGTCCGAAGGCTGGGCCAAGCGCCTCAGCGGTAAGAATGTACAGAAGGGTGTAACCGTGGAGGTTGGATCCACAGAGGCGGCAATTGATCTAAGAATTATCGTCCTGTATGAAACACCAATTCACGAGGTGTCCCGGATGCTTCAGCAGAACGTACGTGTAGCCGTAGAGAGTATGACAGGGCTGCGGGTAGTTGAAGTGAATGTGAAAGTCGAAGGCGTGTCATTCAAGGGAGATGAGCAGTAA
- the cax gene encoding calcium/proton exchanger — MNKLTSVLLILTFCLSAAAHYLHLDPLIQFILSSIAVIFVAAFLGKATESVAHYAGERLGGFLNATFGNAAELIIAIFLVREGLYDMVKASLTGSIIGNLLLVLGLSIFLGGLKYKTQNFNESLAGMNGSLMTVAVIALFVPAVFLNTHTITENQTKTLSLLVAGILIVSYLAWILFSMVTHKDLLTDYSDGAEPDHGEKPKWSKTRSIIYLVAATVMVAFVSEWLVGTLESLTTQFGFSEVFVGAFLVAIIGNAAEHSAAVLLAMKNKIGAAVEIAVGSSLQIALFVAPILVFVSFFSGNTMDIVFTTIELAAIAVAVFISKSITQDGSTNWYEGLLLMAVYCILGVSFFLI; from the coding sequence ATGAACAAATTGACTTCAGTCTTGCTCATCCTTACCTTCTGTTTAAGCGCTGCAGCACATTATCTGCACCTTGATCCGCTTATACAGTTTATCCTATCTTCGATTGCCGTCATCTTCGTAGCTGCTTTTTTAGGAAAAGCAACCGAAAGCGTGGCGCACTATGCAGGGGAGCGGCTCGGCGGATTTCTCAATGCAACATTCGGAAATGCTGCAGAGCTCATCATTGCGATTTTCCTCGTTCGGGAAGGTCTGTATGATATGGTAAAAGCAAGCTTGACCGGCTCTATCATCGGGAATCTTCTGCTTGTGCTTGGACTCAGCATATTCCTCGGGGGTTTGAAATACAAAACACAGAACTTTAATGAATCGCTCGCCGGGATGAACGGCTCTCTCATGACCGTTGCCGTTATCGCCTTGTTCGTCCCAGCCGTCTTTCTTAACACCCATACGATTACAGAAAATCAGACGAAAACCTTAAGCTTGCTCGTGGCCGGCATCCTGATTGTATCCTATCTAGCCTGGATTCTGTTCTCCATGGTCACTCACAAGGACCTTCTGACGGATTACTCGGACGGGGCTGAGCCCGATCATGGTGAAAAGCCCAAATGGTCCAAGACACGTTCGATTATCTATCTTGTTGCTGCTACCGTAATGGTTGCCTTTGTCAGTGAATGGCTTGTCGGAACGCTGGAGTCGCTTACGACTCAATTCGGTTTCAGTGAAGTATTCGTAGGAGCCTTTCTTGTCGCCATTATCGGAAATGCCGCCGAGCATAGTGCTGCTGTCCTGCTTGCCATGAAGAACAAAATAGGCGCAGCTGTAGAAATTGCCGTTGGCAGCAGCCTGCAGATCGCCTTGTTCGTTGCTCCCATTCTCGTATTTGTGAGCTTCTTCTCCGGTAATACAATGGATATCGTTTTCACCACTATTGAACTTGCTGCCATTGCAGTTGCCGTGTTCATATCCAAATCCATCACGCAGGACGGTTCCACGAACTGGTATGAGGGACTGCTTCTCATGGCGGTATATTGTATTCTCGGCGTCTCCTTTTTTCTTATCTGA
- a CDS encoding YlaN family protein — MTSSNLQEQLNSKAMSLLEEDADKIKKLIQVQMENLATRYCPLYEEVLDTQVFGFSKEVDFAVRAGLLPAETGKQLVNNLERNLAVLYEALNNKGNLE, encoded by the coding sequence ATGACTTCATCAAATCTGCAAGAACAACTGAATTCTAAAGCGATGAGTCTTCTTGAAGAAGATGCAGATAAAATAAAAAAGCTTATTCAAGTACAGATGGAGAACCTAGCAACACGTTACTGCCCTCTCTATGAGGAAGTATTAGATACTCAAGTATTTGGATTCTCCAAAGAAGTTGATTTTGCTGTTCGTGCAGGACTTCTTCCAGCGGAAACAGGCAAGCAGCTGGTGAATAACCTTGAACGTAATTTAGCCGTTCTCTATGAAGCGCTGAATAATAAAGGGAATCTGGAGTAA
- a CDS encoding HPr family phosphocarrier protein — MSSNNAAVVEIAQTASKFTSSIVLHSDSKYIDVKSILGLFTTLVGNKTYELHVHGPDADEAKREISEVFAKHGLTVVIAAE; from the coding sequence ATGTCGAGTAACAATGCAGCGGTTGTAGAAATTGCTCAAACTGCGAGTAAGTTCACTTCTTCTATCGTACTTCACTCAGACAGCAAGTACATTGATGTAAAAAGCATTCTTGGATTGTTTACTACGCTAGTGGGCAATAAGACTTATGAACTTCATGTTCATGGACCGGATGCCGATGAAGCGAAACGTGAAATCTCTGAAGTCTTTGCTAAGCATGGTTTGACGGTGGTAATAGCAGCCGAATAA
- a CDS encoding aminopeptidase: protein MKDPRIQKLAQNLVNYSVNVQPGENVLVEMIGSERDLINAIIEEVGKAGGNAFVQLTDKTVQRAMLKNATEEMLKTWAEIDLKRMELMDGYIGIRAGENANDLSDVPEDKMKMYNSLYSHPVHSEERVKRTKWVVLRYPNASMAQLANTSTEAFEDFYFDVCNLDYAKMDKAQDPLADLMRKTDKVRITGPGTDLTFSIKSIGAEKCAGEKNIPDGEVYSAPVRDSVNGTISYNTPTLYNGITFENIKFRFENGKIVEATSNDTKRLNEILDSDEGARYIGEFAIGFNPHILHPMKDILFDEKIAGSLHFTPGQAYDVTDNGNTSSIHWDLVLIQRPEYGGGEIYFDDVLIRKDGLFVIPELEGLNPENLV from the coding sequence ATGAAAGATCCTAGAATTCAAAAGCTGGCGCAAAATTTGGTGAACTATTCAGTGAATGTACAGCCAGGCGAAAACGTACTAGTTGAAATGATCGGTTCTGAGCGAGATCTCATTAACGCGATTATCGAAGAGGTCGGTAAAGCAGGCGGAAATGCTTTCGTTCAGCTTACAGATAAGACCGTACAACGGGCGATGCTCAAGAATGCTACTGAAGAGATGTTAAAGACCTGGGCAGAGATCGATTTGAAGCGTATGGAGCTGATGGATGGTTACATAGGTATCCGAGCTGGCGAGAACGCGAATGACCTGTCTGACGTACCTGAAGACAAGATGAAAATGTATAACTCTCTCTATTCGCATCCCGTACATAGTGAAGAGCGCGTTAAACGCACCAAGTGGGTTGTCCTGCGCTATCCGAATGCAAGTATGGCTCAGCTGGCCAACACGAGCACAGAAGCTTTTGAAGACTTTTATTTTGATGTATGCAACCTGGATTATGCCAAAATGGATAAAGCTCAAGATCCGCTGGCAGATCTTATGCGCAAGACCGACAAGGTTCGAATTACGGGTCCGGGAACAGACCTCACTTTCTCAATCAAGTCCATTGGTGCAGAGAAATGTGCAGGAGAGAAAAACATCCCTGACGGTGAAGTTTACAGCGCGCCTGTGCGTGATTCTGTAAATGGAACGATCAGCTACAATACACCGACTCTGTATAACGGCATTACTTTTGAGAACATCAAATTCCGATTTGAGAATGGGAAGATTGTGGAAGCAACGAGCAATGATACGAAGCGTCTGAATGAAATCCTAGATTCGGATGAAGGAGCACGTTATATTGGGGAATTTGCAATCGGCTTTAATCCGCATATCCTGCATCCAATGAAAGATATTTTGTTTGATGAAAAAATTGCAGGAAGTCTTCATTTTACACCAGGTCAGGCATATGATGTTACAGACAACGGAAACACCTCATCCATCCATTGGGACCTTGTTCTGATTCAGCGTCCTGAGTATGGCGGCGGGGAAATCTACTTTGATGATGTTCTTATCCGCAAGGACGGATTGTTTGTGATTCCAGAACTGGAAGGATTAAATCCGGAAAATCTCGTTTAA
- a CDS encoding diguanylate cyclase domain-containing protein: MTKHLHKSAYKMEDLLLEGPEPEKYNRNSNEDFNDHRLEQHWLEFLDVNVFDTDHIERILKDAFEEWRIQLLTIPSFNEAIFSIWNGSGTCLAVQGEGSSSVKKAAQQKIQHFLSERMGQSEPMEVVIELSLSEETFAEDYSLFLLPLYSRSEQKQLGILCIAVKKNRVTEGFADLLLSSKYHYQTCFYRRFEHLFLADMLHIHKLSDNENRRRSILLQIVQRMQEKMDVSAVLEEVFDSVAFLFPAVHLTLYMSQDGGMDDPRVKPLYLHGDNSSVCVRAFTEERIITQPSTRHQYEIGIPFRGKQGTYGVFHIEGNQEWIEDVDLKLITMMADTAGTAYENAKLHEQSGTLIQELRMIDELTKRLNRSLQLTDIYEYAVQQLIRIFKAQSCCILKLDPEDQRFHVMFSNVPALRNETFSLSGISGQVYKSGEPFILFNYESYNGPSSFFMETTGSMSMMAVPLRISGQVEGTVLVAHQKKQYFSYNNFRFLDMLAVHIGLAVTNATLHAEVKRLATVDALTGLYVRHYVDRMIEERQSTDFCGSLLIIDIDQFKQVNDSYGHQVGDAVLKQVGNIIRESAGPNDLCARWGGEEIAIYLPQVSSEQARMIAETIRQRVPESTTPSITVSIGIGEWCWLDDQVSLESLFYRADMALYAAKNGGRNRIVVEHKMIDR, encoded by the coding sequence ATGACAAAACACCTTCATAAATCCGCTTATAAGATGGAAGATCTCTTGCTGGAGGGACCTGAACCGGAGAAATATAACCGCAACTCTAATGAGGACTTCAATGATCACCGTCTAGAACAACACTGGCTGGAATTTTTGGACGTCAACGTATTTGATACGGATCACATCGAACGGATCCTTAAGGATGCTTTTGAGGAATGGCGAATTCAACTGCTTACAATCCCTTCCTTTAATGAAGCCATTTTTTCGATATGGAACGGAAGTGGTACATGTCTTGCTGTCCAAGGTGAAGGGTCTTCTTCTGTAAAGAAAGCGGCTCAGCAGAAGATTCAACATTTCTTGTCCGAGCGAATGGGGCAGTCGGAGCCTATGGAAGTGGTCATCGAGCTTAGCTTGTCAGAAGAAACATTTGCTGAAGATTACAGTCTGTTTCTGCTCCCTCTGTATTCCCGCAGCGAGCAGAAACAGTTAGGGATCTTATGTATTGCCGTCAAGAAGAATAGGGTGACAGAGGGATTTGCAGACTTGCTCTTATCCTCCAAGTATCACTATCAAACTTGCTTTTACCGGCGGTTTGAACATTTATTTCTAGCCGATATGCTTCATATCCACAAGCTGTCTGATAATGAAAACCGGCGCAGATCCATCCTTCTTCAAATTGTGCAGCGGATGCAGGAGAAGATGGATGTGAGCGCAGTGCTTGAAGAGGTGTTCGACAGTGTTGCTTTTCTTTTTCCCGCGGTCCATCTTACGCTATATATGTCCCAGGACGGCGGCATGGATGACCCGAGAGTTAAGCCCTTGTATCTGCATGGAGACAATAGCTCCGTATGTGTTCGTGCCTTTACTGAAGAACGGATTATTACCCAGCCTTCCACTCGGCATCAATATGAGATTGGCATTCCATTCAGAGGTAAACAAGGGACATATGGTGTATTTCATATCGAAGGCAATCAGGAATGGATTGAAGATGTAGATCTGAAGCTGATTACCATGATGGCGGACACGGCGGGCACTGCTTATGAGAACGCCAAGCTGCATGAGCAATCCGGCACGCTCATTCAAGAGCTGCGGATGATTGACGAGCTGACCAAACGTCTGAACCGGAGTTTGCAGCTCACGGATATATATGAGTATGCAGTTCAGCAGCTGATTCGGATATTCAAGGCCCAATCCTGCTGTATACTCAAGCTGGACCCGGAGGATCAGCGATTTCATGTAATGTTCTCCAATGTCCCTGCACTTCGGAACGAGACGTTTTCTTTATCAGGAATCAGCGGGCAAGTTTACAAGAGCGGCGAGCCTTTTATATTGTTTAATTATGAGAGCTATAATGGTCCAAGCTCCTTCTTCATGGAGACAACAGGCTCCATGTCAATGATGGCGGTTCCTTTGAGGATCAGCGGACAGGTAGAAGGCACCGTGCTCGTAGCACATCAGAAGAAGCAATATTTCTCTTATAACAACTTTCGATTTCTGGATATGCTAGCCGTCCATATCGGGCTGGCTGTTACGAACGCAACGCTGCACGCTGAAGTGAAGCGGCTTGCGACTGTCGATGCACTCACCGGACTATACGTCAGACACTATGTAGACCGAATGATTGAGGAACGACAGAGCACAGATTTTTGCGGCTCCCTTCTTATCATTGATATTGATCAATTCAAACAAGTGAACGACAGCTACGGCCATCAGGTGGGAGATGCCGTTCTCAAGCAGGTAGGGAATATTATTCGCGAGTCGGCTGGACCAAATGATCTGTGTGCGCGATGGGGAGGCGAAGAGATCGCGATCTATTTGCCTCAGGTAAGCAGTGAGCAGGCCAGAATGATCGCTGAAACGATCCGGCAGCGGGTTCCTGAATCGACGACTCCTTCCATCACAGTATCGATAGGCATCGGGGAATGGTGCTGGCTTGATGACCAGGTAAGCCTGGAATCCCTCTTTTATCGTGCGGACATGGCGCTCTATGCAGCCAAGAATGGTGGCCGAAATCGAATCGTAGTAGAACATAAAATGATTGACCGATAA
- the rpsD gene encoding 30S ribosomal protein S4 → MARYTGPKFKLSRRLGISLSGTGKELKRNFPPGQHGPNQRRKISNYGMQLQEKQKLRHMYGLGEKQFRTLFAKAQKMQGIAGENFMFLLESRLDNLVYRLGFSNSRAGARQLVAHGHVTVNGKKVDIASYAVSIGDVIGLRERSRGLSSIKEALENRTHLPSYLEYNEAALEGKFIRLPERAELSQDIDEKQIVEFYNR, encoded by the coding sequence ATGGCACGTTACACTGGTCCTAAATTTAAATTGAGTCGCCGTCTCGGCATTTCCCTGAGCGGAACTGGTAAAGAACTGAAACGCAACTTCCCTCCGGGTCAACATGGTCCTAACCAACGCAGAAAAATCAGCAACTACGGTATGCAGCTTCAAGAAAAGCAAAAATTGCGTCATATGTACGGCTTGGGTGAAAAGCAATTCCGTACTTTGTTTGCAAAAGCACAAAAAATGCAAGGTATTGCCGGTGAGAACTTCATGTTCCTGCTGGAAAGCCGTCTTGACAACCTCGTTTACCGTCTTGGTTTCTCCAACTCTCGTGCAGGTGCACGTCAGCTGGTAGCTCACGGTCATGTGACTGTTAACGGTAAAAAAGTAGATATCGCTTCTTATGCAGTAAGCATTGGCGATGTAATCGGTCTTCGTGAAAGAAGCCGCGGTCTTTCCTCTATTAAAGAAGCTTTGGAAAACCGTACACATCTTCCATCTTACCTTGAGTACAACGAAGCTGCTCTTGAAGGCAAGTTCATCCGTCTTCCAGAACGCGCTGAGCTTTCTCAAGATATCGATGAGAAGCAAATCGTCGAGTTCTACAACCGTTAA
- the tyrS gene encoding tyrosine--tRNA ligase: MKWEELSKTQQEEVNRQLDVISRGVSEIVPEEDLKQKIMKSVVSGVPLQVKLGMDPSAPDLHIGHTVVMHKLRQFQDLGHEVQLIIGDFTGRIGDPTGKSETRKQLSEEDVIRNAETYKKQLFKILDPNKTKVYNNSDWLAPMNFSEVVNLAAKVTVARMMERDDFTKRFQSGQPISIHEFFYPLMQGTDSVVLKSDIELGGTDQKFNLLMGRTLQKENGDEAQATIMLPLLEGLDGVQKMSKSLGNYIGIDEEPNEIYGKSMSVPDELMMKYYTLATDLSAEDLKALEQGIEDGSVHPRDAKMKLAYTFVRMYHGEEAAEAAQQHFVTVFQQRALPDDIAEVVIPAESLENGNIRLISLLTTLGFAASNGEAKRSIQQGAVKINEEKWGDPNSEYTPQDGDIVQVGKRKFAKIKL, from the coding sequence ATGAAATGGGAAGAACTCAGCAAGACCCAGCAGGAGGAAGTGAACCGTCAGCTGGATGTGATATCAAGAGGAGTATCCGAAATTGTTCCAGAAGAGGATCTGAAGCAGAAGATCATGAAATCGGTGGTCAGCGGAGTACCGCTTCAAGTGAAGCTTGGCATGGATCCATCCGCACCTGATTTGCATATTGGCCACACTGTAGTTATGCACAAGCTGCGTCAATTCCAGGATCTCGGTCATGAAGTGCAGCTGATCATCGGGGACTTCACAGGCCGGATTGGCGACCCGACAGGGAAATCCGAGACACGGAAGCAATTGAGTGAGGAAGACGTCATACGCAACGCAGAGACATACAAGAAGCAGTTGTTCAAAATATTGGATCCGAACAAAACAAAAGTATACAACAACTCCGATTGGCTTGCGCCGATGAACTTCTCTGAAGTCGTGAATCTGGCTGCCAAGGTAACCGTTGCCCGGATGATGGAGCGCGATGATTTCACAAAACGTTTCCAGAGCGGCCAGCCAATCAGCATTCATGAATTTTTCTACCCGCTTATGCAAGGAACGGATTCTGTCGTTCTCAAGAGTGATATTGAGCTTGGCGGAACGGATCAGAAGTTCAATCTATTGATGGGACGTACATTGCAAAAGGAAAATGGAGACGAAGCACAGGCCACCATCATGCTACCGCTTCTGGAAGGTCTGGACGGGGTTCAGAAGATGAGCAAGAGCCTTGGCAACTACATCGGTATCGATGAGGAGCCAAACGAAATTTACGGTAAATCGATGTCTGTTCCCGATGAGCTTATGATGAAATACTACACGCTGGCTACCGATCTAAGTGCAGAGGATCTGAAGGCACTGGAGCAAGGTATTGAAGACGGCAGTGTTCATCCGCGCGACGCGAAGATGAAGCTCGCTTACACCTTTGTTCGTATGTACCACGGAGAAGAAGCGGCTGAAGCAGCTCAGCAGCACTTTGTGACGGTATTCCAGCAGCGCGCACTTCCGGACGATATTGCGGAAGTCGTGATTCCGGCCGAATCGCTGGAGAATGGAAATATACGTCTGATCAGCCTGCTTACGACACTTGGATTTGCGGCTTCTAACGGAGAAGCTAAGCGCAGCATTCAGCAAGGCGCTGTCAAAATTAATGAAGAGAAGTGGGGAGATCCGAATAGTGAGTACACCCCGCAGGATGGCGATATCGTACAGGTCGGTAAACGCAAGTTTGCCAAAATCAAGCTGTAA